The Manis javanica isolate MJ-LG chromosome 2, MJ_LKY, whole genome shotgun sequence genome contains a region encoding:
- the LOC108385974 gene encoding putative UPF0607 protein FLJ37424, whose translation MASLSGKICTLLHIRPEQVAKAGKPVPAIHLPLPHPEVEVQKEPAEGVTEEEGDHVEPTGQDDENRGPHGSGDMLFTSRPLDTSRVLTSLECRPGPLDHHPRPPEVGLSETTQMSQVSSSSEDHMAAASCSPYGDVPPPGRLDPEAAVLSEPTSCCSWLPEACTEAVPGEDHQPSSADSLPSGKKTQGTKPAVMPSRSSLPGPASSRSHMRKAFMPLALLLL comes from the coding sequence ATGGCTTCTCTTTCAGGGAAGATATGTACTCTCCTGCATATACGACCTGAGCAGGTAGCCAAGGCTGGGAAGCCAGTGCCAGCCATTCACCTCCCACTTCCTCATCCAGAAGTGGAGGTCCAAAAGGAGCCTGCAGAAGGGGTGACAGAAGAGGAGGGGGATCACGTAGAGCCCACAGGGCAGGATGATGAGAACAGGGGCCCCCATGGCAGTGGGGATATGTTATTTACATCTAGGCCCCTAGACACCAGCAGAGTTCTCACCTCCCTGGAGTGCAGGCCGGGGCCTCTGGACCACCATCCTAGACCCCCAGAAGTTGGCTTGAGTGAGACCACCCAGATGTCTCAGGTGAGCTCCTCCTCTGAAGACCATATGGCCGCCGCTTCTTGCAGCCCTTATGGAGATGTCCCGCCTCCTGGAAGGCTTGATCCAGAAGCAGCAGTGCTCTCTGAACCAACTTCATGCTGCTCCTGGCTGCCGGAGGCATGCACGGAGGCAGTGCCAGGTGAAGATCATCAGCCAAGCTCTGCAGACTCACTGCCGTCTGGGAAGAAGACGCAGGGCACGAAGCCTGCAGTCATGCCATCCAGGAGCTCTTTGCCAGGACCTGCCAGCAGCAGGTCCCACATGAGGAAAGCGTTCATGCCTCTGGCGCTCCTGTTGCTGTAG